Proteins co-encoded in one Ralstonia sp. RRA genomic window:
- a CDS encoding efflux RND transporter permease subunit, whose product MSGGDREIAQGTEQVATPASPADEGGFNLSAWALRHQQLVIFLIGLATLFGVIGYTHLAQSEDPPFTFRTMVIQTYWPGATAREVQEQITDRIGRQLQAAPYVDNIKSYSRPGESMIFFAMKDSAPVKDVPETWYQVRKKVGDIRANLPKGTVGPFFNDEFGDVYTNIYALEGDGFSPAQLHDYADKLRTVLLRVPGVAKVDYVGDPAEHVFIEISNAQLTRLAITPQQIAQAIDAQNTVAPVGTITTADDRVFVRPTGAFKDVQALSDMLITVNKRTFRLGDIAKITRGYDDPPVTQMRTNGHAVLGIGVTMQKGGDVIDLGKALDATAGELQATLPAGLKLSAISSMPHAVKHSVDEFVRSVGEAVAIVLVVSLVSLGLRTGMVVVISIPIVLAITALCMHMFGIGLDKVSLGTLVLALGLLVDDAIIAVEMMAVKLEQGWSRMRAAAFAYSSTAFPMLTGTLVTVSGFLPIALAKSSTGEYTRSIFEVSAISLIVSWFAAVVLVPLLGYHMLPEHKNGASEHGHEHDIYNTGFYQRLSGWISFCIERRWVILGVTAVLFALGMAAFTRVPQQFFPNSERPELLVDIRLPEGASFDATLREAKRLEKALDGRKEIEHFVDYVGTGAPRFYLPLDQQLQQPNFAQFVITAKNVEERDALSRWLNATLEKDFSGVRTRVAQLENGPPVGFPIKFRVSGDDIATVRNIADKVAEKVRADARTQNVQFDWDEPAERSMSFEIDQIKARQLGVTSEDVSNFLAMTLSGYTVTQYRERDKLINVDLRAPKTERVDPAKLAGLAMPTPNGPVPLGALGHVQNKLEYGVIWERDRQPTITVQADVRGNAQGIGVTRDIDQALAAERAKLPVGYRIQIGGAVEESVKGQTSINAEMPLMIIAVLTLLMIQLKSFSRTFIVVLTAPLGLIGVVTALLLFGKPFGFVALLGVIAMFGIIMRNSVILVDQIDQDIAAGQKRFDAIIGATVRRFRPIMLTAAAAVLALIPLLRSGFFGPMATALMGGITIATVLTIFFLPALYAACFKVRPDERELTAARTAALEN is encoded by the coding sequence ATGAGCGGGGGTGATCGCGAAATCGCGCAGGGCACCGAGCAGGTGGCGACGCCTGCATCCCCGGCGGACGAAGGCGGCTTCAACCTGTCGGCATGGGCACTGCGCCACCAGCAGCTGGTGATCTTCCTGATCGGGCTGGCGACGCTGTTTGGCGTCATTGGCTACACGCATCTTGCGCAGTCAGAAGATCCGCCGTTCACGTTCCGGACGATGGTGATCCAGACGTACTGGCCGGGCGCCACCGCGCGCGAAGTGCAGGAGCAGATCACCGATCGCATCGGGCGCCAGCTCCAGGCCGCGCCGTATGTCGACAACATCAAGAGCTATTCGCGCCCTGGTGAGTCGATGATCTTCTTCGCCATGAAGGACTCCGCCCCCGTCAAGGACGTGCCGGAGACCTGGTATCAGGTGCGCAAGAAGGTGGGCGATATTCGCGCGAACTTGCCAAAGGGCACGGTCGGGCCGTTCTTCAATGACGAGTTCGGTGACGTCTACACGAATATCTACGCGCTGGAAGGCGACGGTTTCTCGCCCGCGCAACTGCACGATTACGCGGACAAGCTGCGCACCGTGCTGCTGCGTGTGCCTGGCGTCGCCAAGGTGGACTACGTTGGTGATCCGGCTGAACACGTCTTCATCGAAATCTCCAACGCGCAGCTGACGCGGCTTGCCATCACGCCGCAGCAGATCGCGCAGGCCATCGACGCACAGAACACCGTGGCACCGGTCGGCACGATCACGACCGCTGACGACCGCGTATTCGTGCGGCCCACGGGCGCGTTCAAGGATGTGCAGGCGCTGTCCGACATGCTGATCACCGTGAACAAGCGCACGTTCCGGCTGGGTGACATCGCCAAGATCACGCGCGGTTATGACGACCCGCCCGTCACGCAGATGCGCACCAACGGCCATGCCGTGCTGGGCATCGGCGTCACGATGCAGAAGGGCGGCGATGTGATCGATCTCGGCAAGGCGCTCGACGCTACGGCGGGCGAACTGCAGGCGACGCTGCCGGCAGGGCTGAAGCTGTCTGCGATTTCGAGCATGCCGCATGCCGTCAAGCACTCCGTGGACGAGTTCGTGCGCTCGGTTGGTGAAGCCGTGGCGATTGTGCTGGTGGTGAGCCTGGTATCGCTGGGCTTGCGTACGGGCATGGTTGTGGTGATTTCCATCCCGATCGTGCTGGCCATCACGGCCTTGTGCATGCACATGTTCGGCATCGGGCTGGACAAGGTTTCGCTGGGCACGCTGGTGCTTGCGCTCGGGTTGCTGGTGGATGACGCCATCATCGCCGTCGAGATGATGGCCGTGAAGCTGGAGCAGGGGTGGAGCCGCATGCGCGCCGCCGCTTTTGCTTACTCCAGCACGGCATTCCCGATGCTGACCGGCACGCTGGTAACGGTGTCAGGCTTCTTGCCGATCGCGCTGGCCAAGTCGAGCACGGGCGAGTACACGCGCTCGATCTTCGAGGTGTCCGCTATCTCGCTGATCGTGTCGTGGTTTGCCGCCGTGGTCCTAGTGCCGCTGCTGGGCTATCACATGCTGCCGGAGCACAAGAACGGCGCCTCGGAACATGGCCATGAGCACGATATCTACAACACCGGCTTCTATCAGCGTCTGTCGGGCTGGATCTCGTTCTGCATCGAGCGCCGCTGGGTGATTCTGGGTGTGACGGCCGTGCTGTTTGCACTGGGCATGGCAGCGTTCACGCGCGTGCCGCAGCAGTTCTTCCCGAATTCCGAGCGGCCTGAATTGCTGGTGGATATTCGCTTGCCGGAAGGCGCTTCGTTTGATGCCACGTTGCGCGAGGCAAAGCGTCTGGAAAAAGCGCTGGATGGCCGAAAAGAGATCGAGCACTTTGTCGACTACGTCGGCACCGGTGCGCCGCGTTTCTATCTGCCGCTGGACCAGCAGCTTCAACAACCGAACTTCGCGCAGTTCGTGATCACGGCCAAGAACGTGGAAGAACGCGATGCACTGTCGCGCTGGCTCAACGCCACGCTGGAGAAGGACTTTTCCGGTGTCCGCACCCGTGTCGCACAGCTTGAGAACGGCCCGCCAGTTGGCTTCCCAATCAAGTTCCGTGTGAGCGGCGACGACATTGCGACCGTACGCAACATCGCCGACAAGGTGGCCGAGAAGGTGCGTGCCGATGCCCGCACGCAGAACGTGCAGTTCGATTGGGATGAACCGGCCGAACGTTCGATGTCGTTCGAGATCGACCAGATCAAGGCGCGCCAGCTTGGTGTGACGTCGGAGGATGTCTCCAACTTCCTGGCCATGACGCTGTCCGGCTACACGGTGACGCAGTATCGTGAGCGCGACAAGCTGATCAACGTCGATCTGCGTGCTCCGAAGACGGAACGCGTTGACCCCGCCAAGCTTGCTGGCCTGGCAATGCCAACGCCTAACGGCCCGGTTCCGCTCGGCGCGCTGGGGCATGTGCAGAACAAGCTCGAGTACGGCGTGATCTGGGAACGTGACCGCCAGCCGACCATCACGGTGCAGGCCGACGTGCGCGGCAACGCGCAAGGCATTGGCGTGACGCGCGACATCGATCAGGCGCTCGCCGCTGAACGCGCCAAGCTGCCGGTGGGCTATCGCATCCAGATCGGTGGTGCGGTGGAAGAGAGCGTGAAGGGCCAGACGTCGATCAACGCCGAGATGCCGCTGATGATCATTGCGGTGCTGACGCTGCTGATGATCCAGCTCAAGAGCTTCTCGCGCACGTTCATCGTCGTGTTGACCGCACCGCTGGGTCTGATTGGCGTGGTGACTGCGCTGCTGCTGTTCGGCAAGCCGTTCGGGTTCGTGGCGCTGCTCGGGGTGATTGCCATGTTCGGCATCATCATGCGCAACTCCGTGATCCTGGTGGACCAGATCGACCAGGACATTGCGGCGGGCCAAAAACGTTTCGACGCCATCATCGGCGCAACCGTGCGGCGCTTCCGGCCCATCATGCTCACGGCCGCTGCGGCAGTGCTGGCGCTGATTCCGCTGCTGCGCTCGGGCTTCTTCGGGCCGATGGCCACTGCGCTGATGGGCGGTATCACCATCGCCACGGTCCTGACCATCTTCTTCCTGCCGGCGCTGTATGCCGCGTGCTTCAAGGTCCGCCCGGACGAACGGGAACTGACTGCGGCCCGCACTGCAGCCCTGGAGAATTGA
- a CDS encoding efflux transporter outer membrane subunit has translation MKRSRMMCALAATSVLALSACSLAPTSTPPAVPSPEHYGMTTPPAKTAEAAGVAQQFDVGAAPVPQWWKLYRSDALNALVEEGLRNNPTLAATQKTLSAAQEELRAQVGASTLPSLDAGAQVARQRTPNLTGVGPDALRYNVFVGQLQAHYTFDLFGATRYANAASAARVDVRGCELEAARRALAANIVGTVISAAALDEQIALTERLVVVADATARDSQRRYELGALSHAQALASTQSAASLAATLPQLRQQRAVSVHALAVLLGRTPDAAPAVPEFSSLSLPNQVPVAVPSDLLRARPDIRAAAAAVKAASADAGEATAQLFPSLSLTAALGRGGLSWPALLSGAGGLWAVGAGLSQPIFHGGALMAHRRATLELYDATVLQYKSAVLSAFENVADTLAALENDAQTLASAEVASTAARTAFNETASRHRLGALPASAEQSSEQQYLNAQLDTVRATSRRMSDTAALLQAMGELPANTDQTIAKD, from the coding sequence ATGAAACGCTCTCGTATGATGTGCGCGCTTGCCGCTACGTCGGTGCTCGCACTCTCGGCATGCTCCTTGGCACCGACCAGCACGCCGCCTGCCGTGCCCTCGCCGGAGCACTACGGCATGACCACGCCACCTGCAAAGACGGCGGAAGCGGCCGGCGTTGCCCAGCAGTTTGATGTCGGGGCTGCGCCCGTGCCGCAATGGTGGAAGCTCTATCGCTCCGATGCATTGAACGCGTTGGTGGAAGAGGGCCTGCGCAACAACCCCACGCTGGCTGCCACGCAGAAGACGTTGTCTGCCGCGCAGGAGGAACTGCGCGCGCAGGTGGGGGCATCAACACTGCCGTCCCTCGACGCCGGGGCCCAGGTCGCGCGCCAACGCACGCCAAACCTCACAGGCGTCGGGCCCGATGCGCTGCGCTACAACGTGTTCGTTGGGCAGTTGCAGGCGCACTACACGTTCGACCTGTTCGGCGCGACGCGCTATGCCAACGCCGCGAGTGCCGCGCGGGTGGACGTGCGCGGCTGCGAATTGGAGGCAGCACGGCGCGCGCTCGCCGCGAATATCGTCGGCACGGTGATCAGCGCAGCAGCGCTGGATGAGCAGATTGCATTGACGGAACGTCTTGTTGTGGTGGCAGACGCGACGGCGCGGGACAGCCAGCGTCGGTACGAGCTGGGGGCGCTCTCGCATGCGCAAGCGCTGGCATCGACGCAGAGCGCCGCATCGCTGGCGGCGACGCTGCCGCAGCTGCGTCAACAGCGTGCGGTTTCCGTCCATGCACTGGCCGTGTTGCTGGGCCGCACCCCGGATGCGGCGCCTGCAGTGCCGGAGTTCAGCAGCCTGTCGCTGCCGAACCAGGTGCCTGTGGCCGTGCCGTCGGATCTGCTGCGGGCTCGGCCGGATATCCGCGCCGCCGCTGCGGCGGTCAAGGCGGCGTCCGCAGATGCGGGCGAGGCCACCGCACAGCTCTTCCCGAGCCTGTCGCTCACGGCCGCGCTGGGCCGTGGCGGATTGAGCTGGCCGGCATTGCTCTCAGGTGCGGGTGGATTGTGGGCGGTGGGTGCCGGGCTGTCGCAGCCCATCTTCCACGGTGGCGCATTGATGGCGCACCGCCGGGCGACGCTCGAGCTGTATGACGCAACGGTGCTGCAGTACAAGTCGGCCGTGCTGTCGGCATTCGAGAACGTTGCCGATACGCTCGCCGCACTGGAAAACGATGCGCAGACGTTGGCATCCGCCGAAGTGGCATCGACCGCAGCGCGTACCGCGTTCAACGAAACCGCATCGCGCCACCGCTTGGGCGCCTTGCCCGCATCCGCGGAGCAGTCGAGCGAGCAGCAGTACCTGAATGCGCAGCTCGACACCGTGCGTGCGACCAGCCGGCGCATGAGCGACACGGCTGCGTTGCTACAGGCCATGGGTGAACTGCCCGCCAACACCGATCAGACGATCGCCAAAGACTGA